A single Flavobacterium sp. 1 DNA region contains:
- a CDS encoding DUF885 family protein: MIKLFKSKIALFFTMLFLMVWASAPVFAQNFKNDLYLQTSEVNNTMVHYEADKGSIMRFYSTNSTAYTFGINNDENNYNTPERRTRLLQLISDYKKELKSLDFDAMSNNGKVDYILFNRNLKNEEYELQQQQKTYESIKKYFPFEERIYALEKPRRRGIKVNAEGVAKEMDDLRKVITEQIKIADKAEGLDKRASEFAVSHAKGLQNILKNYFDFYNGYDPLFSWWVPKTYAEVDAVLQEYGTLLKSKRKETSTQKDDGSGIIGNPIGREEIIRQLETEFIAYSPEELVAIANKEFAWCDAELLKASREMGYGDNWKTAQEKVKNSFVAPGDQPQAMLDLYNQSVDFLKKNDLLTIPPIAEETWRMYMMSPEAQKINPFFLGGESLIISYPTSSMSYSDKMMSMRGNNPNFSRATIHHELIAGHHLQQFMRDRYKAYRHFDTPFWVEGNSLYWEMLLWDLKFPQTPQDKIGMLFWRMHRCARIIFSLNYHLGKWTPQQCIDFLVDRVGHERANAEGEVRRSFVGGYSPLYQIAYMIGGLQFTALENELVVNGKMSYKEYHDAILRENAMPIELLRALLTNQPLQRDFKTNWKFYKF, encoded by the coding sequence ATGATAAAATTATTTAAAAGTAAAATCGCTTTATTCTTCACGATGCTGTTTCTAATGGTATGGGCATCTGCACCTGTTTTTGCTCAGAATTTCAAAAATGACTTATATCTGCAGACAAGTGAAGTAAATAATACAATGGTGCACTATGAAGCGGATAAAGGAAGCATCATGCGTTTTTATTCGACTAATAGTACAGCGTATACTTTTGGAATTAATAATGACGAGAATAATTACAATACCCCAGAGCGAAGAACACGCCTCCTGCAGCTAATAAGTGATTATAAAAAAGAACTTAAAAGTTTAGATTTTGATGCCATGAGTAACAATGGCAAAGTGGATTATATTTTATTCAATCGAAATTTAAAAAATGAGGAATATGAGTTGCAGCAACAGCAGAAAACTTATGAAAGTATAAAGAAATATTTTCCTTTTGAAGAAAGAATATATGCGCTGGAAAAACCTCGCCGCAGAGGAATTAAAGTAAATGCCGAGGGTGTCGCCAAAGAAATGGATGATTTACGCAAAGTAATTACAGAACAGATAAAAATTGCAGATAAGGCAGAAGGTCTTGATAAAAGAGCTTCAGAATTTGCTGTCTCACACGCAAAAGGACTACAGAATATTTTAAAAAATTATTTTGATTTTTATAATGGTTATGATCCTTTATTTTCTTGGTGGGTACCAAAAACCTATGCTGAAGTTGATGCAGTATTACAAGAATATGGAACTTTATTAAAGTCAAAAAGAAAAGAAACCAGTACCCAAAAAGATGATGGCAGCGGTATTATAGGAAATCCTATTGGGAGAGAGGAAATAATCCGTCAATTGGAGACAGAATTTATTGCTTACTCACCAGAAGAGCTAGTTGCTATCGCCAATAAAGAATTTGCGTGGTGTGATGCTGAATTATTGAAAGCTTCTCGTGAAATGGGTTATGGAGATAATTGGAAGACAGCACAAGAGAAAGTAAAAAATTCATTTGTTGCTCCTGGTGATCAACCACAGGCAATGTTGGATTTATACAATCAGTCAGTAGATTTTTTAAAAAAGAACGATCTTTTAACGATTCCTCCAATTGCTGAAGAAACTTGGAGAATGTACATGATGTCTCCAGAGGCGCAAAAAATAAATCCATTTTTTCTGGGAGGTGAATCGCTTATCATATCTTATCCTACGAGCAGTATGTCGTATAGTGATAAAATGATGAGCATGAGAGGCAATAATCCCAACTTTTCTAGAGCAACAATTCATCATGAGCTAATAGCAGGTCATCATCTGCAGCAGTTTATGAGAGACAGATACAAAGCATATCGTCATTTTGATACTCCGTTTTGGGTAGAAGGGAACTCATTGTATTGGGAAATGCTGTTATGGGATTTAAAATTCCCTCAAACTCCTCAAGACAAAATAGGAATGCTGTTTTGGCGCATGCATCGCTGCGCCCGAATTATTTTTTCTTTAAATTATCATTTGGGGAAATGGACTCCGCAGCAGTGTATTGATTTTTTAGTGGACAGAGTGGGACACGAACGAGCCAATGCTGAAGGAGAAGTGCGCCGCTCATTTGTGGGTGGATACAGCCCATTATATCAAATTGCCTATATGATTGGAGGATTACAATTTACAGCATTAGAAAATGAATTGGTTGTAAATGGGAAAATGAGTTATAAGGAATATCATGATGCAATTTTACGCGAAAATGCCATGCCAATTGAGTTATTAAGGGCATTATTGACCAATCAGCCTTTGCAGAGAGATTTTAAAACCAATTGGAAATTTTATAAATTTTAA
- a CDS encoding FAD-binding oxidoreductase produces MKHVVVIGGGIIGLSSAFYLQQSGCKVTVIDKDNFEDNCSYGNAGYVCPSHFIPLAAPGIIWQGFKWMFNPKSPFYVKPSLNKALIDWGFNFAKSATQKNVIKSAIPLCDISLLSQHEFEQWAKIPGFEFGYEHKGMLEVFQTEAVAKHAHHTIEKAHELGLDVSLLNYDDLQLLEPQTKINAIGALQFKCDAHVYPDKLMKVLKEHLLAQGVTFQYGETVVSFEKENGAVTKVITDKQSYLADELVIAAGAWSKEMAELVDAKISLMPGRGYSLTLEDSIYKVNHPMILAEGRVAITPMDGNKIRFGGTMEVVPTTAKPQYHRIEGVLRAVKDFLPEFDIQKPLEENIWYGYRPCSADGLPYIGKIKKYNNVVVATGHSMMGLSLGPGTGKLVSQLINREPTSIDIKAFEVERFN; encoded by the coding sequence ATGAAACATGTTGTAGTTATTGGTGGAGGAATCATTGGGCTTAGTTCTGCATTTTATTTGCAGCAAAGCGGTTGTAAAGTCACCGTTATCGATAAAGATAATTTTGAAGATAACTGTTCTTACGGTAATGCTGGATATGTATGTCCAAGCCATTTTATACCATTGGCAGCTCCTGGTATTATTTGGCAGGGTTTCAAATGGATGTTTAATCCAAAAAGCCCATTTTATGTAAAGCCATCATTGAATAAGGCTTTAATAGATTGGGGATTTAATTTTGCAAAAAGTGCTACTCAAAAAAATGTAATTAAGTCTGCCATACCGCTTTGTGATATTTCTTTATTAAGTCAGCATGAATTTGAGCAATGGGCAAAAATTCCAGGTTTTGAATTTGGTTATGAACACAAAGGAATGCTTGAAGTTTTTCAGACAGAAGCCGTAGCCAAACATGCACATCATACGATTGAAAAAGCTCATGAATTAGGGCTGGATGTAAGTTTACTGAATTATGATGATCTGCAGTTATTAGAGCCTCAGACAAAAATCAATGCTATTGGTGCTTTACAGTTTAAATGTGACGCTCATGTTTATCCTGATAAGCTGATGAAAGTTTTGAAAGAACATTTATTGGCTCAAGGCGTTACTTTTCAATACGGAGAGACAGTTGTTTCTTTTGAAAAAGAAAATGGGGCAGTTACAAAAGTAATTACTGATAAACAATCCTATTTAGCAGACGAGCTTGTTATTGCGGCTGGAGCATGGAGTAAAGAAATGGCTGAATTGGTAGATGCTAAAATATCATTAATGCCGGGAAGAGGCTATTCTTTAACATTGGAAGATTCTATTTATAAAGTAAATCATCCCATGATTCTCGCCGAAGGCAGAGTAGCAATTACGCCTATGGACGGTAATAAAATTAGATTTGGAGGCACAATGGAAGTTGTTCCTACAACCGCAAAGCCACAGTATCACCGTATTGAAGGCGTACTGAGAGCGGTGAAAGACTTTTTACCGGAATTTGATATTCAAAAACCATTGGAAGAAAATATTTGGTACGGTTACAGACCTTGTTCTGCAGACGGGCTGCCTTACATTGGTAAAATAAAAAAATACAATAATGTTGTTGTTGCTACAGGACATTCAATGATGGGGCTTAGTCTTGGTCCTGGTACGGGAAAATTAGTTTCACAATTAATTAATAGAGAACCGACCAGTATCGATATTAAAGCATTTGAGGTAGAAAGATTTAATTAA
- a CDS encoding APC family permease: protein MKSSTKKNNFKRSLGLLDATMIVAGSMIGSGIFIVSADIVRNVGSAGALLLIWLLTGFLTIAAALSYGELSSMFPKAGGQYVYLRESFNSLTGFLYGWSFFAVIQTGSIAAVGVAFSKFAAYVFPSLSENNIILNLGLLQISAAQLTSIILVVFLTYINTRGVKEGKTIQTVFTLVKLIALFGLIIFGFVLAAKADIWKANWSTGFSINKLEGNTLIPYSGFAIMGAVAASLVGSLFSSDSWNNVTFIAGEIKNPSKNIGRSLFLGTLIVTIIYIAANMMYLSVLSLNEIANAENDRVGVVASQHIFGDSGTYIIAVLLMISTFGCNNGLILSGARVYHTMATDGLFFKKLGQLNKNGVPEKALWMQCVWASVLCLSGKYNELLDYVIFVVLIFYILTIAGIFRLRRTKPDLDRPYKAIGYPVLPFIYIVAASSICIMLLVYKCSSSLPGLAIVLLGIPLYYYFVNKEK, encoded by the coding sequence ATGAAATCTTCAACAAAGAAAAATAATTTTAAACGATCGCTAGGTTTATTAGATGCCACTATGATTGTTGCCGGTTCCATGATTGGGTCGGGAATTTTTATTGTGAGTGCAGATATTGTCCGTAATGTTGGATCGGCAGGCGCTTTATTGCTTATTTGGCTGCTAACCGGTTTTTTAACAATTGCGGCTGCATTAAGTTATGGAGAATTAAGCAGTATGTTCCCTAAAGCTGGAGGGCAGTATGTTTATTTGAGAGAATCTTTTAATTCGCTTACTGGGTTTTTATACGGCTGGAGTTTTTTCGCAGTGATACAAACAGGTTCTATTGCTGCAGTAGGTGTCGCTTTCAGTAAATTTGCAGCCTATGTTTTTCCTTCGTTGAGTGAAAATAATATCATTCTGAATTTAGGACTTTTGCAGATATCGGCAGCACAATTGACGTCTATAATTCTTGTTGTTTTTCTGACTTACATAAATACAAGAGGAGTGAAAGAAGGAAAAACGATTCAGACAGTTTTTACATTGGTAAAACTAATTGCATTGTTTGGGCTTATTATTTTTGGTTTTGTTTTAGCTGCAAAGGCAGATATTTGGAAAGCCAACTGGAGTACTGGTTTTTCAATAAATAAATTAGAAGGGAATACACTTATTCCTTATTCAGGATTTGCGATAATGGGAGCTGTAGCAGCGAGTCTTGTGGGCAGTTTGTTTAGCAGCGACTCATGGAACAATGTAACTTTTATTGCGGGTGAAATTAAAAACCCATCAAAAAATATTGGCAGAAGTCTTTTTCTTGGGACACTGATTGTAACAATTATTTATATCGCTGCTAATATGATGTACCTATCGGTACTTTCTTTAAATGAAATTGCGAATGCCGAAAATGACCGCGTTGGTGTTGTGGCTTCGCAGCATATTTTTGGAGATTCAGGAACTTATATTATTGCTGTATTATTGATGATTTCTACTTTTGGCTGTAATAACGGGCTAATACTTTCTGGAGCTCGTGTTTATCATACTATGGCAACGGATGGGCTTTTTTTTAAGAAATTAGGACAGTTAAATAAAAACGGAGTACCGGAAAAAGCGTTATGGATGCAATGTGTTTGGGCTTCTGTACTTTGTTTAAGCGGAAAATATAATGAACTGCTGGATTATGTAATATTTGTTGTTCTGATCTTTTACATCTTAACAATTGCTGGTATTTTTAGGCTTCGAAGAACAAAACCAGATTTAGACAGACCTTACAAGGCAATAGGCTATCCAGTGCTGCCATTTATTTATATTGTTGCAGCATCCAGTATCTGCATTATGCTTTTGGTATATAAATGCAGCTCTTCTTTACCAGGATTAGCAATAGTGTTATTAGGAATTCCGCTTTATTATTATTTTGTAAATAAAGAGAAATAA
- a CDS encoding M61 family metallopeptidase produces MRDLSFLGEKYCRIFLFVFLLNIMAVKNNSVQAQSVNSVLQYTVSMPNPDSHYFHVELNCSGWKDDTIDFKMPNWMPGYYQIMNHSKMVENFAAKSNNKILAVKKVNENTWQIKAAKNKPLTLSYDVKADKQFVANSYLDASHAYIIPNSLFLYIDKHINIPVTVKISGLKAGFKIATGLESAAGKSNEFTTPNFDILYDCPILIGDLEELPSFKVNGIQHRFIGYKMGNFDRITFMNNLKKVVESAVAIIGDIPYKQYTFIGIGPGQGGIEHLNNTTVSFDGTGLDNPEGMNTMMSFLAHEYFHHYNVKRIRPFELGPFDYDKGNKTNLLWVSEGLSVYYEYLIVKRAGLVSQQTLFNNFESSINAFENSPGRFYQSLVQSSFETWNDGPFGKQGENANKSISYYDKGPAVGLILDFAIRQAAQNRKSLDDVMRFLYWEYYKKLQRGFTDAEFQNACETVAGISLANVFEYVYTTKEIDYNSYLSYAGLRMNTELDSNSKAKKYSFKLLELINQTQQKTLDLWLDK; encoded by the coding sequence ATGAGAGATTTGTCATTCTTAGGTGAAAAGTACTGCCGTATTTTCCTTTTTGTTTTTCTATTGAATATAATGGCTGTAAAGAATAATTCTGTACAGGCACAATCCGTAAATTCTGTACTGCAATATACTGTTTCAATGCCAAACCCTGATAGTCATTATTTTCATGTTGAACTTAATTGCTCTGGATGGAAAGATGACACTATTGATTTTAAAATGCCAAATTGGATGCCAGGTTATTACCAAATAATGAATCACAGTAAAATGGTTGAAAATTTTGCTGCAAAAAGCAATAACAAAATTCTAGCTGTAAAAAAAGTAAATGAAAATACTTGGCAGATAAAAGCGGCTAAGAACAAACCACTCACATTGAGTTATGATGTAAAAGCCGATAAGCAGTTTGTAGCCAACAGCTATTTAGATGCTTCACATGCTTATATCATTCCAAATAGTTTGTTTTTATATATAGACAAACATATAAATATTCCCGTTACTGTAAAAATTTCAGGACTTAAAGCAGGATTTAAAATAGCGACCGGTTTAGAATCTGCTGCGGGAAAAAGTAATGAATTTACAACTCCAAATTTTGATATTTTATACGATTGTCCAATACTGATCGGGGATTTAGAAGAATTGCCTTCTTTTAAAGTAAATGGAATCCAACACCGTTTTATAGGTTATAAAATGGGTAATTTCGATAGGATAACATTTATGAATAATTTAAAAAAAGTGGTCGAATCGGCAGTAGCGATTATTGGTGATATTCCTTATAAACAATATACATTTATAGGAATTGGTCCGGGGCAGGGAGGTATTGAACACTTGAATAATACAACGGTAAGTTTTGATGGAACTGGATTAGATAATCCCGAAGGGATGAATACGATGATGAGTTTTTTGGCTCATGAATATTTTCATCATTACAATGTAAAACGGATTAGGCCTTTTGAATTAGGACCTTTTGATTATGACAAAGGAAATAAGACAAACCTTTTGTGGGTAAGTGAAGGACTGTCAGTTTATTACGAATATCTGATTGTCAAAAGAGCGGGGCTTGTGAGTCAGCAGACTTTGTTTAATAATTTTGAGAGCAGCATCAACGCTTTTGAAAACAGTCCTGGCCGATTCTATCAGTCATTAGTTCAGTCAAGTTTTGAAACATGGAACGACGGACCTTTTGGAAAACAAGGGGAGAATGCTAATAAATCTATTTCGTATTATGACAAAGGACCAGCTGTAGGGCTTATTCTTGATTTTGCCATTCGTCAGGCAGCACAAAATAGAAAATCCTTAGATGATGTGATGCGGTTTTTATATTGGGAGTATTATAAAAAACTACAGCGCGGATTTACCGATGCTGAATTTCAGAATGCCTGCGAAACTGTAGCAGGAATCTCATTAGCAAATGTGTTTGAATATGTTTATACAACAAAAGAGATTGATTATAATTCGTATCTGTCTTATGCTGGTTTAAGGATGAATACAGAATTGGATTCAAATTCTAAAGCCAAAAAATATTCATTCAAACTTTTGGAATTAATAAATCAAACACAGCAAAAAACACTGGATTTATGGCTGGATAAATAA
- a CDS encoding SusC/RagA family TonB-linked outer membrane protein yields MNLINLSVMQIFEGKFLKRKMGFATFLLLTFFTSFAQKKIQGSIKDINGIPLSGVTIMEKNASAGGVLSDFDGKFQILVKDQNSKLVFTYLGFKTQEVAISGSDNIEVVLKEDTQELTEVVVVGYGTQKKSRVTSAIASIKEVNFTKGAIRDASDLIRGKVAGLTISNGSGDPSASPNISLRGISTLKGGTGPLILINGVPGSIDTVAPNEIASIDVLKDASAAAIYGTRGANGVILITTKTVNKEMAPTITYSTFASISNFANKAKFLDASQQRSLRSQGVKIPFAEGGADTDWLDEISGSGFAQNHNLAFKGGTAKTNYVANLNYVDQSGVFNHTFNKEFRFSFDVNHSMFNDKLKINLNLLNGTQKMGLSEGTAAYAYRQAMIRNPTAPVYNPNGTYNEDMNKLQYYNPVAIMNETKEDRENTWQRFTANLTLDLLPGWDVGTQLTKNKNTGLNGYSETKKHYSNTINKRNGVASRSTGTTDNDYVEITSKYNKKLEKQEFTILGGYSYQYTLNQGFSASNYDFPTDAFSYNNLESGNALTDGKAGMGSYKNDSKLIGFFGRANYNFNSKYDLLFSIRREGSSKFGANYKWGNFPAASAGWSINKESFLDDVSSVNSLKLRAGYGITGVIPGASYLSKTLYVYDGYFFDNGKWVKGLQPDSNPNPDLRWEKTAEVNIGLDFGFLDNRISGSFDVYSKKTSDMLWDYNVPTPPYLKNVITANVGKMENKGFEILLNVVPIKTENFVWNSSMTFSHNENKLTSLSNDLYKIEGDYLNTGNTGDPVSFETHRLEVGQSIGNFWGLKSVDITDEGKWIVELPDGTRKTLTTDLYNDASKQYLGNGIPQYYAGWTNTFTYKKFDLSMVLTGAFDFQILNTQRMFYDNPTIAYNMLDSAFDKVYGKSVLSYNQTYVSYYIEEGDYVKVDNITLSYNFDVKPFKFINAMRLYVSGNNLATFTKYKGLDPEIKREDPLSQGMDNRDKYPSTTAFTLGLNVTF; encoded by the coding sequence ATGAATTTAATCAACCTTTCAGTAATGCAAATTTTTGAAGGTAAATTTTTGAAGAGAAAAATGGGATTTGCCACTTTTTTACTTTTAACTTTTTTTACCTCCTTTGCGCAAAAAAAGATCCAAGGTTCTATTAAAGATATTAATGGAATACCTCTTTCCGGGGTAACGATAATGGAAAAGAATGCATCAGCTGGTGGTGTATTGTCTGATTTTGATGGAAAATTCCAGATTCTTGTTAAAGACCAGAATTCTAAATTGGTTTTTACTTACTTAGGATTTAAAACTCAAGAAGTCGCTATTTCAGGCAGTGATAATATAGAGGTTGTTCTTAAAGAGGATACCCAAGAATTGACCGAAGTAGTTGTTGTGGGCTATGGGACACAAAAAAAATCAAGAGTTACCAGTGCCATTGCCAGTATAAAAGAAGTAAATTTTACTAAAGGGGCAATTCGTGACGCTTCTGATCTTATTAGGGGTAAAGTGGCAGGTTTGACGATTAGTAATGGCTCAGGTGATCCTTCTGCATCACCTAATATATCATTGCGTGGAATTTCTACTTTAAAGGGAGGGACTGGTCCTCTGATATTAATTAATGGTGTACCAGGAAGTATTGATACCGTTGCTCCAAATGAAATTGCTTCTATAGATGTATTGAAAGATGCATCGGCAGCGGCGATCTATGGGACAAGAGGAGCGAATGGTGTTATTCTCATTACTACAAAAACGGTGAATAAAGAGATGGCGCCAACAATCACTTATTCTACTTTTGCATCAATATCAAATTTTGCTAATAAGGCAAAATTTTTGGATGCTAGTCAACAAAGGAGTTTACGTTCTCAAGGAGTTAAAATTCCCTTTGCTGAGGGAGGGGCTGATACAGATTGGCTGGATGAAATTTCTGGAAGCGGATTTGCTCAAAATCATAATTTAGCTTTTAAAGGTGGAACCGCTAAAACTAATTATGTAGCAAATCTTAACTATGTAGATCAATCGGGCGTTTTTAATCATACATTTAATAAAGAATTTCGATTTTCATTTGATGTGAATCATAGTATGTTTAATGATAAGTTAAAAATCAACTTGAATTTATTAAATGGAACGCAAAAAATGGGCCTGTCCGAAGGCACTGCTGCTTATGCTTATAGACAAGCGATGATACGAAACCCTACGGCTCCTGTATATAATCCAAATGGAACTTATAATGAGGATATGAATAAACTTCAGTACTATAATCCAGTTGCTATTATGAACGAAACAAAAGAAGACAGAGAAAATACATGGCAAAGATTTACGGCTAATTTGACTCTAGATTTATTGCCTGGTTGGGATGTAGGTACACAACTTACGAAAAATAAAAACACTGGGTTAAATGGCTATTCTGAAACCAAAAAACACTATTCAAATACCATAAATAAGCGAAATGGTGTTGCTTCAAGAAGTACAGGAACTACTGATAACGATTATGTAGAAATAACGTCTAAGTATAATAAAAAATTGGAAAAGCAGGAATTTACAATATTGGGAGGTTATAGTTATCAGTACACTCTTAATCAAGGTTTTTCAGCTAGTAATTATGATTTTCCAACAGATGCTTTTTCGTATAATAATTTAGAATCAGGTAATGCTTTAACTGATGGAAAAGCTGGAATGGGAAGCTATAAAAATGATAGTAAATTAATCGGATTTTTTGGTAGAGCTAACTATAATTTTAATAGTAAATATGATCTTTTATTTAGTATCAGAAGAGAAGGTTCTTCCAAGTTTGGTGCTAATTATAAATGGGGGAATTTCCCAGCAGCTTCTGCAGGATGGAGTATAAACAAGGAGTCTTTTCTAGATGATGTTTCGTCTGTTAATAGCTTAAAATTAAGAGCTGGTTATGGTATAACAGGAGTAATTCCAGGTGCATCTTATCTGTCTAAAACATTGTATGTATATGATGGATACTTTTTTGATAATGGAAAATGGGTGAAAGGTTTACAGCCAGATAGTAATCCTAATCCTGATTTGCGTTGGGAAAAAACGGCTGAGGTAAATATTGGTCTTGATTTTGGATTTTTAGATAATAGAATTAGCGGAAGTTTTGATGTTTATAGTAAAAAAACGAGTGATATGCTTTGGGATTATAACGTTCCAACTCCTCCATATTTGAAAAATGTTATTACTGCGAATGTTGGTAAAATGGAAAATAAAGGATTTGAAATTCTTCTTAATGTAGTTCCTATTAAAACGGAAAATTTTGTTTGGAACTCTTCAATGACTTTTTCACACAATGAAAATAAGCTAACTAGTCTTTCAAATGATTTATACAAAATTGAGGGAGATTATTTAAATACGGGAAACACAGGGGATCCGGTATCATTTGAGACGCATAGATTAGAAGTTGGGCAGTCAATAGGTAATTTTTGGGGATTAAAATCGGTTGATATTACTGATGAGGGGAAATGGATTGTTGAATTACCCGATGGTACAAGAAAAACGCTAACAACTGATTTGTATAACGATGCTAGTAAGCAATATTTAGGGAATGGTATTCCGCAATATTATGCGGGTTGGACAAATACTTTTACCTACAAAAAATTTGATTTGAGTATGGTATTGACAGGGGCTTTCGATTTCCAAATACTAAATACGCAACGCATGTTTTATGACAATCCTACGATTGCTTATAATATGTTAGACAGTGCTTTCGATAAAGTGTATGGTAAGTCAGTATTAAGTTATAATCAAACCTATGTAAGTTATTATATTGAAGAGGGAGATTATGTAAAGGTTGATAACATAACGTTATCTTATAATTTTGATGTTAAGCCATTTAAATTTATAAATGCAATGCGATTGTATGTATCTGGAAATAATTTAGCCACATTTACAAAATACAAAGGCTTAGATCCAGAGATAAAAAGAGAGGATCCTTTGTCGCAAGGAATGGATAATAGAGATAAATATCCATCTACTACAGCTTTTACTTTAGGACTAAATGTAACTTTTTAA
- a CDS encoding RagB/SusD family nutrient uptake outer membrane protein, translating into MKNKNIIYKVLALGLFLLATGCTDLDETVYDKVVAEDTKFTAEDLNSIIAPAYTSFREIYWGWDAAFCLYEESSDLMVTPQRNGIGWGDYYITMHLHTWGASLPHADGNWTYLFNGVNNVNKAIYQIEQIPEIENKEAIFQELRALRAIYYYLLLDNFRNVPIMTKYDFPKGYLPPQNTGKEVYDFVESELKTALPYLSDENNSKTYGKITKWAVKMTLAKLYLNAGVYVGTPKWNEALVQVNDVIDSGKFSLTSNYLDNFKIENEGSPEEILSIPFDQKKAGGNYWPFKTLAGPSQATYDLAGGPWNGTGGIPQFIDTYDPDDQRLKDSWLGGKQFTSKGEPIIVDGKQFEYINYLTNVNGCEPNEGFRMVKYEIGTGEIGQTSNDVPFYRYTDALMIKAECLLRTGDADGAAVIVSQIRQRDFKNTNPSKATVTGAKLLGGSVYKYGTYEAGVITNYEGGADIQYGGFLDELAWEFVGEAHRKQDLIRFGVYTTKSWFSHKPNGAFRSIFPIPQAQMETNSNLKQNPGY; encoded by the coding sequence ATGAAAAATAAAAATATAATATATAAAGTTCTTGCTTTGGGTTTATTTCTTTTAGCAACAGGATGCACAGACTTGGATGAAACAGTGTATGATAAAGTAGTTGCTGAGGATACTAAATTTACAGCTGAAGATTTGAATAGTATTATTGCCCCTGCATATACTTCATTTAGAGAAATTTATTGGGGCTGGGATGCTGCATTTTGTTTGTATGAAGAATCATCGGATTTGATGGTAACACCGCAAAGAAATGGTATTGGCTGGGGAGATTACTATATAACAATGCATCTGCATACTTGGGGAGCCTCACTGCCACATGCGGATGGAAACTGGACTTATTTGTTTAATGGTGTAAATAACGTAAATAAAGCAATTTATCAAATAGAACAAATACCTGAAATTGAGAATAAAGAAGCGATTTTTCAAGAATTAAGAGCTTTAAGAGCGATTTACTATTATTTATTATTGGATAATTTTAGAAATGTGCCAATCATGACTAAATATGATTTTCCTAAAGGATATTTGCCTCCACAAAATACAGGAAAAGAAGTATATGATTTTGTTGAGAGTGAATTAAAAACAGCTTTACCCTATTTAAGTGATGAGAATAATAGCAAAACATATGGCAAGATTACAAAATGGGCTGTCAAAATGACTTTGGCAAAATTATATTTGAATGCCGGCGTATATGTTGGTACTCCTAAATGGAATGAAGCTTTGGTACAGGTTAATGATGTTATTGACAGCGGGAAATTTAGCTTAACAAGTAATTATTTAGATAATTTTAAGATTGAGAATGAAGGTTCTCCGGAAGAAATATTATCTATTCCTTTTGATCAAAAAAAAGCAGGGGGTAATTATTGGCCGTTCAAAACATTGGCAGGTCCAAGTCAGGCAACTTATGACTTGGCTGGAGGGCCTTGGAATGGAACAGGAGGTATTCCTCAATTTATTGATACTTATGATCCAGATGATCAAAGATTAAAAGATTCTTGGTTAGGAGGAAAACAGTTTACTAGTAAAGGGGAACCAATAATCGTAGACGGTAAACAATTTGAATATATTAATTATTTGACTAATGTAAATGGATGTGAGCCTAACGAAGGATTTAGAATGGTTAAATATGAAATTGGCACAGGTGAAATAGGACAAACAAGTAATGATGTTCCATTCTATAGATATACTGATGCTTTGATGATTAAAGCTGAATGTTTGTTAAGAACTGGTGATGCTGATGGAGCCGCTGTAATTGTATCACAAATTAGACAAAGAGATTTTAAAAATACCAATCCTAGTAAAGCAACAGTTACCGGAGCAAAACTTTTAGGAGGAAGTGTTTATAAATACGGTACTTATGAGGCAGGAGTAATTACGAATTACGAGGGTGGAGCAGATATTCAGTATGGTGGTTTCTTGGATGAATTGGCTTGGGAATTTGTTGGTGAAGCACATAGAAAACAAGATTTAATCCGATTTGGAGTGTATACAACAAAATCTTGGTTTTCTCATAAACCTAATGGTGCTTTTAGATCAATTTTTCCGATACCACAGGCTCAAATGGAGACAAATAGTAATTTAAAGCAAAATCCTGGATATTAA